A portion of the Corynebacterium occultum genome contains these proteins:
- the dmpG gene encoding 4-hydroxy-2-oxovalerate aldolase: MSTTIRLNDSTLRDGSHAVRHQYTTDQVRRVVRALDDAHVEMIEVTHGDGLGGSTFNYGFSRTDELDLIEAAVDEARHAKIAALLLPGVGTIADLKEAALRGVSVVRIATHCSEADVAIQHFQAAREMGLETGGFLMLSHRLAPAELAAQARIMVDAGCECVFVVDSAGHLIMEQAADRVRAVLDEVGGDAEVGFHGHQNLSFGVANSLLAVREGATQVDGTLYGLGAGAGNAPLEVLATVFDRLGMDIGGVDVTGLQNAAEEVLRPMVERLPMMDRGSIVQGQMGVYNSFLFHAERASQRYGVPAQDILREIGRRGYVGGQEDMLIDVAVELQNKSLSLAVS; the protein is encoded by the coding sequence ATGAGCACCACAATTCGTCTCAATGACTCCACCCTGCGTGATGGTTCCCATGCGGTGCGCCACCAGTACACCACCGACCAGGTCCGTCGGGTGGTCCGCGCCCTCGATGACGCCCACGTCGAGATGATCGAGGTCACCCACGGTGACGGGCTGGGGGGATCGACGTTTAACTACGGGTTCTCCCGCACCGATGAACTCGACCTGATCGAAGCAGCCGTCGATGAGGCCCGCCACGCCAAGATCGCCGCGCTGTTGCTGCCCGGGGTGGGGACGATCGCGGATCTCAAGGAAGCCGCCCTGCGGGGGGTGTCGGTGGTGCGGATCGCGACGCATTGTTCGGAGGCGGATGTTGCCATCCAGCATTTTCAGGCCGCCCGGGAGATGGGGTTGGAGACCGGTGGGTTTTTGATGCTCTCGCATCGCCTGGCCCCGGCCGAGTTGGCGGCCCAGGCCAGGATCATGGTGGATGCGGGGTGTGAGTGTGTGTTCGTGGTCGATTCCGCGGGGCATCTGATCATGGAGCAGGCCGCGGATCGGGTCCGTGCGGTCCTGGATGAGGTTGGTGGGGATGCGGAGGTCGGGTTCCATGGGCATCAGAATTTGAGCTTCGGGGTGGCTAATTCCCTGCTCGCGGTGCGGGAGGGTGCCACCCAGGTTGACGGGACCTTGTATGGGTTGGGTGCGGGTGCGGGTAATGCGCCGTTGGAGGTGTTGGCGACGGTGTTTGATCGGTTGGGGATGGATATCGGTGGGGTGGATGTCACCGGGTTGCAAAACGCTGCGGAGGAGGTGTTGCGTCCGATGGTGGAGCGGTTGCCGATGATGGATCGGGGGTCGATCGTGCAGGGACAGATGGGGGTGTACAACTCTTTCCTGTTCCATGCGGAACGGGCCTCGCAGCGGTATGGGGTACCCGCGCAGGATATCCTGCGCGAGATCGGGCGTCGGGGGTATGTCGGTGGGCAGGAAGACATGCTCATCGACGTCGCCGTCGAACTACAGAATAAGAGCCTCAGCCTCGCAGTGAGCTGA
- a CDS encoding DUF1304 family protein has product MELPLNLVSQIAALLGAITLLLVAPVEMFFYERPAARKFLRVESKNLEDVQMWAFLIGFRNLIAAGGVLTGLLLIWSGHGLSGSIIVLTASCYMLLSGLAMGLSDLLGFWKPRGGSIRGMIGSSLPPLMVIIAAFF; this is encoded by the coding sequence ATGGAACTTCCCCTCAACCTCGTCTCCCAGATCGCGGCTCTCTTAGGGGCCATCACCCTGCTGCTGGTGGCACCGGTGGAGATGTTCTTTTATGAAAGACCTGCCGCCAGAAAGTTTCTTCGAGTTGAAAGCAAGAACCTGGAGGACGTGCAGATGTGGGCCTTTTTGATCGGATTCCGGAACCTGATCGCTGCTGGCGGTGTTCTCACCGGGCTGCTGTTGATCTGGAGTGGACATGGCCTGAGTGGTTCCATCATCGTGCTCACCGCCTCCTGCTACATGTTGCTCTCCGGGTTGGCGATGGGCCTTTCGGATCTTCTGGGTTTCTGGAAACCCCGGGGCGGTAGCATCCGGGGAATGATCGGCTCCAGCCTCCCACCCCTGATGGTGATCATCGCAGCCTTCTTCTGA
- a CDS encoding isocitrate lyase/PEP mutase family protein, protein MSDVTELARQFAQAHASGEMLVLPTVWDTWSAGVAADAGFKGLTIGSHPVADAIGSSDGENMDLGDYLQQIRRIVDAVDLPVSADVESGYGLEPAELIHRLIEAGAVGANIEDVVHSEGKRVRERQEHADYIAAARQAADQAGVEFVINGRTDAVKLGKEVFADPLAEAVERVKLMEQAGARAVYPVGLSSADEVKTLVAAVSVPLNVTAHPVEGHGAGGLEDLKQLDVRRITFGPLWQKWLSAVSAEQLAKWA, encoded by the coding sequence ATGTCCGATGTAACTGAACTCGCCCGCCAATTCGCCCAGGCCCACGCCTCCGGTGAAATGCTGGTACTGCCCACCGTCTGGGACACCTGGAGCGCAGGGGTCGCCGCTGACGCAGGTTTTAAGGGGCTGACCATTGGTAGCCATCCGGTTGCCGATGCCATCGGAAGTTCCGATGGCGAAAACATGGATCTTGGCGACTACCTGCAGCAGATCCGGAGGATCGTGGATGCGGTTGACCTCCCCGTCAGTGCTGATGTGGAATCCGGTTATGGGCTGGAACCTGCGGAACTGATCCACCGTCTGATCGAAGCCGGTGCTGTCGGAGCCAATATCGAGGATGTGGTGCACTCCGAAGGCAAGCGGGTGCGTGAACGCCAGGAGCATGCGGACTATATCGCCGCTGCCCGCCAGGCCGCCGATCAGGCCGGGGTGGAGTTCGTGATCAATGGCCGCACCGATGCCGTCAAGCTCGGCAAGGAGGTATTTGCTGACCCGCTCGCCGAAGCCGTGGAAAGAGTGAAGCTGATGGAGCAGGCGGGGGCCCGGGCCGTCTATCCGGTGGGTCTGAGCAGCGCAGATGAGGTAAAGACCCTGGTGGCGGCGGTCTCGGTGCCGCTGAACGTCACCGCCCACCCCGTGGAGGGACATGGGGCGGGCGGGTTGGAGGACCTCAAGCAGCTTGATGTCCGCCGCATCACCTTCGGCCCCCTGTGGCAGAAGTGGCTGTCCGCGGTATCGGCGGAACAGCTGGCCAAGTGGGCCTGA
- a CDS encoding acetaldehyde dehydrogenase (acetylating), with translation MSQKLKAAIVGPGNIGTDLLIKLLNNSHHIEPIYMVGVDPASDGLKRAAALGLTVSAEGVDWLVAQDPKPDLVFEATSAAAHASNAPKYRAAGIRAIDLTPAAVGPYLCPAVNLDALQAVDNVNMITCGGQATTPIVHAVSSVVDVEYAEVISSISSKSAGPGTRANIDEFIDTTQHALVELGGAKKGKVVLVLNPVEPPMLMRNTVYCALPAAAGEPGALQDRITAAIEERVAEVQAYVPGYQLTAQPQFDQAREDWNGWARVTILIQVRGAADYLPEYAGNLDIITSAAVATADKYAELLALSAS, from the coding sequence ATGTCCCAGAAATTGAAGGCGGCGATCGTTGGTCCGGGTAATATCGGCACCGATCTGCTGATCAAACTGCTCAACAACTCCCACCACATCGAACCGATCTACATGGTCGGTGTCGACCCCGCCTCGGACGGGCTGAAACGCGCCGCCGCGTTGGGACTGACCGTCTCCGCCGAAGGCGTGGACTGGCTGGTCGCCCAGGACCCGAAACCAGACCTGGTGTTCGAGGCGACCTCCGCCGCAGCGCATGCCTCCAACGCCCCGAAGTACCGGGCCGCCGGGATCCGCGCGATTGACCTGACCCCGGCAGCGGTGGGCCCTTACCTGTGCCCCGCGGTCAACCTCGATGCCCTCCAGGCGGTCGACAACGTCAACATGATCACCTGTGGTGGGCAGGCGACCACCCCGATCGTGCATGCCGTGTCCTCGGTCGTCGATGTGGAATACGCCGAGGTGATCTCCTCGATCTCCTCGAAATCCGCCGGCCCCGGTACCCGCGCCAACATCGACGAGTTCATCGACACCACCCAACATGCCCTGGTCGAGTTGGGAGGGGCGAAAAAAGGCAAGGTCGTGCTGGTCCTCAACCCGGTGGAACCCCCGATGCTGATGCGCAACACCGTCTACTGTGCCCTGCCCGCCGCCGCCGGGGAACCCGGTGCCCTCCAGGACCGGATCACCGCCGCCATCGAGGAACGCGTGGCAGAGGTCCAGGCCTATGTGCCCGGTTACCAGCTCACCGCACAGCCGCAGTTTGATCAGGCCCGTGAGGACTGGAACGGGTGGGCGAGGGTGACCATCCTGATTCAGGTTCGTGGGGCCGCGGATTACCTGCCGGAGTATGCCGGCAACCTTGACATCATCACCTCCGCGGCGGTGGCCACCGCCGACAAGTACGCCGAGCTCCTCGCACTCAGCGCTTCCTAG
- a CDS encoding PQQ-dependent sugar dehydrogenase — translation MRRIFAIATVMTMSLGVSTCAQATPFDSSSSSSPGSSLEGSSPGSSTSGSALADDFNLSEHGSFDEGWAMSFLPGTPYLLISERGGALQLRGQESGRVRQVSGTPEVYYEGQGGLHDVIPGPTFEEDGTVYLSWAREHPEGAQGVVGRGTLDTENATLNDLEVIWEQAPTSGEGHFALRLLVYDGFLHLTSGDRQKMSPAQELDNNLGATLRLTLDGEPAPGNPWDSELWTIGHRNPLGIAADGEGNLWVSEMGPRGGDELNLLVEGSNYGWPEASMGVHYDGSAIPDHSEEDGFQAPSEYWAPSISPGSLLIYQGDLFPDWQGTALVGGLSGQNLVHLRIDAPEAAIDAEWDAGARVRALAEAPDGAIWVLEDGAGGRLLELRPQT, via the coding sequence ATGCGCCGGATCTTCGCCATTGCGACAGTCATGACCATGTCTTTGGGAGTGAGCACCTGTGCCCAGGCCACCCCCTTTGACTCCAGCTCATCTTCCTCACCGGGTTCATCCCTGGAAGGTTCTTCGCCAGGATCCTCAACCTCGGGTTCCGCTTTAGCCGATGATTTCAACCTCAGTGAGCATGGCAGTTTCGATGAGGGTTGGGCGATGAGTTTCCTGCCGGGCACCCCTTACTTGCTGATCAGTGAACGCGGTGGTGCCCTGCAGCTGCGTGGCCAGGAAAGTGGCCGGGTCCGCCAGGTCAGCGGCACTCCCGAGGTGTACTACGAGGGACAGGGTGGCCTGCATGATGTCATCCCTGGCCCCACCTTCGAGGAGGATGGCACCGTCTATCTCAGCTGGGCGAGGGAACACCCCGAAGGCGCTCAGGGCGTGGTGGGGCGCGGCACCCTGGACACCGAAAACGCCACCCTCAACGATCTGGAGGTGATCTGGGAACAGGCCCCGACCTCCGGGGAGGGTCACTTCGCGCTACGCCTGCTCGTCTATGATGGCTTCCTCCATCTGACCTCAGGGGACCGCCAGAAGATGAGCCCCGCTCAGGAGCTGGACAATAACCTGGGTGCCACGCTCCGCCTGACGCTGGATGGGGAGCCGGCGCCGGGCAATCCCTGGGATTCGGAGTTGTGGACCATCGGCCACCGTAACCCCTTGGGTATCGCCGCGGATGGGGAGGGAAATCTCTGGGTTTCAGAGATGGGTCCCCGAGGGGGCGATGAGTTGAATCTGCTGGTTGAGGGAAGTAATTACGGCTGGCCGGAGGCCTCCATGGGAGTTCACTATGATGGTTCCGCTATTCCGGACCATTCAGAGGAGGACGGTTTCCAGGCGCCCTCCGAGTACTGGGCACCCTCGATTTCCCCGGGTAGTCTGCTGATCTACCAGGGTGATCTCTTCCCTGACTGGCAGGGCACCGCTCTGGTCGGTGGGCTCTCCGGGCAGAACCTGGTGCATCTGCGTATCGACGCCCCCGAGGCTGCCATCGACGCGGAATGGGATGCCGGGGCACGTGTCCGCGCCCTGGCGGAAGCCCCCGACGGGGCCATCTGGGTGCTTGAGGATGGTGCCGGTGGGCGCCTGCTGGAGCTGCGCCCCCAGACTTAG
- a CDS encoding histidine phosphatase family protein, with protein sequence MDTFNFSPAPDSTMILLVRHGVTPTTGQVLPGRAPGLHLSEKGEEQAQLVAQRLRGLELKALYSSPMERTRETAAPAALLFNLDPLIDSGLVECDFGEWTGAQLKELSALPEWKSVQETPSTFRFPGGESFVEMQKRMVSALRRIAARHPGEVVACFSHADPIKCAVAELSGTELDAFQKIQIDPASISLAEFHRDGRTEILLRNSNAGALRRQ encoded by the coding sequence ATGGACACTTTCAACTTCAGCCCCGCCCCGGACTCCACCATGATCCTCCTGGTGCGCCATGGTGTCACCCCCACCACCGGCCAGGTGCTGCCCGGCCGCGCACCCGGCCTACACCTGAGCGAAAAGGGGGAGGAGCAGGCACAACTGGTGGCCCAACGACTCCGGGGCCTGGAGCTCAAGGCGCTCTACAGCTCACCCATGGAACGCACCCGGGAGACCGCCGCGCCCGCGGCTCTGCTCTTCAACCTGGACCCGCTCATCGATTCGGGCCTGGTGGAATGTGATTTCGGGGAGTGGACCGGGGCGCAACTTAAGGAACTGAGCGCGCTGCCGGAGTGGAAGAGCGTGCAGGAAACTCCCTCCACCTTCCGTTTCCCCGGTGGCGAAAGCTTCGTGGAGATGCAGAAACGCATGGTGAGCGCACTACGGCGCATCGCTGCCCGACACCCCGGGGAGGTGGTGGCCTGCTTCAGCCATGCCGACCCCATCAAGTGCGCGGTGGCGGAGCTTTCGGGCACTGAACTCGATGCCTTCCAGAAAATCCAGATTGACCCCGCCAGCATCTCCCTCGCAGAGTTTCACCGTGACGGCCGCACCGAGATCCTGCTGCGCAACTCCAACGCCGGTGCCCTGCGAAGGCAATGA
- a CDS encoding DUF4185 domain-containing protein — protein sequence MIGDILGPGISDHVGFMSGDLGTMAWLEEGQEFAIIFGDSFRGERFGQGEWISPVGVVAELDENGRINIKRPLNEGEQAEQLVNYRHNDRGLTLLPSDIINIDGTLYMQAMWNEGVGNVLRTQIWSSKDQGESWQSVSITPANYLGGKANLITWDMGPDGYVYMASSSFKRADDVYLTRFLPEDIGKRNAWQHYNLNADGSGTWGRTATPILDKKVKAGEMSLRYIQGHWVLAMFNAETMAIEVRISETIDRDWDEIEPANVIVSGYGGWRVEQSPTNFTQLYGAYITPTSTLDNLDLVVSQWNTSNNSRYMSTQFNVKGLDTFFGIELDAPKARTFSLQQEKETGDQSVIEVEKQEVDNATREELAVEQLMEESTELLILPLD from the coding sequence CTGATCGGTGACATCCTGGGCCCCGGCATTTCCGATCATGTCGGTTTCATGAGCGGTGACCTGGGCACCATGGCCTGGTTGGAGGAGGGGCAGGAATTCGCCATCATCTTCGGTGACTCCTTCCGCGGGGAACGCTTCGGCCAAGGTGAGTGGATCAGCCCGGTCGGTGTGGTCGCGGAGCTGGATGAAAACGGACGGATCAACATCAAGCGGCCCCTCAATGAGGGCGAGCAGGCTGAGCAGCTGGTCAACTACCGCCACAATGACCGCGGTCTGACGTTGCTGCCCTCCGACATCATCAATATTGACGGCACCCTCTACATGCAGGCCATGTGGAATGAGGGCGTGGGCAATGTGCTGCGCACCCAGATCTGGTCATCCAAGGATCAGGGTGAGTCCTGGCAGTCGGTGAGCATCACCCCGGCCAACTACCTGGGAGGCAAGGCCAACCTGATCACCTGGGACATGGGCCCGGACGGTTATGTCTACATGGCGTCCTCATCCTTCAAGCGTGCCGATGATGTCTACCTGACCCGTTTCCTCCCCGAGGACATCGGCAAGCGCAATGCCTGGCAGCACTACAATCTCAATGCCGATGGCAGCGGCACCTGGGGCCGGACCGCCACCCCGATCCTGGACAAGAAGGTCAAGGCCGGGGAGATGTCCCTGCGCTATATCCAGGGACACTGGGTGCTGGCCATGTTCAATGCCGAAACCATGGCGATCGAGGTGCGGATCTCGGAGACCATCGACCGGGACTGGGATGAGATCGAACCCGCCAATGTCATCGTCTCCGGTTATGGCGGCTGGCGGGTCGAGCAGAGCCCCACCAACTTCACCCAGCTCTATGGGGCCTACATCACTCCGACCTCAACCCTGGACAATCTGGATCTGGTGGTTTCCCAGTGGAACACCAGCAATAACAGCCGTTATATGTCCACCCAGTTCAATGTGAAGGGTCTGGACACCTTCTTCGGTATCGAGCTCGACGCCCCGAAGGCACGCACCTTCTCGCTGCAGCAGGAGAAGGAGACCGGTGATCAGAGTGTCATCGAGGTGGAGAAGCAGGAGGTCGACAACGCCACCCGGGAGGAACTGGCTGTCGAGCAGCTCATGGAGGAGTCCACCGAGCTGCTCATCCTCCCACTGGACTAG
- a CDS encoding SCO1664 family protein has protein sequence MMNPPFTTELEVLRHGELEIIAQLPESSNLALVLAAALGENYGWAIYKPLMGEQPLHDFAPGLHTREEAAFLLSESLGWHIVPPTITRENALFGPGSLQWYIDNEGDHYFPLLETRPDLHDQLFRLAVFDLLSNNTDRKSGHVLIDAAGHIWGIDHGLCFHAAPKLRTVIWDFAGEEIPENLLTAVAPLAEEVPGQIAALLSAEEVDALKQRASRILRLPFLPHPRSRRHYPWPLI, from the coding sequence ATGATGAATCCGCCCTTCACCACTGAACTTGAAGTACTCCGGCACGGGGAGCTGGAGATCATCGCCCAGCTCCCGGAATCCAGCAACCTCGCCCTCGTGCTCGCAGCCGCCCTGGGGGAGAACTATGGCTGGGCGATCTATAAACCACTGATGGGGGAGCAGCCCCTGCATGATTTCGCGCCGGGTCTGCATACCCGGGAGGAAGCAGCTTTTCTGCTCAGCGAGAGCCTCGGCTGGCATATTGTCCCGCCGACCATCACCCGGGAAAATGCTCTCTTCGGTCCGGGTTCCCTGCAGTGGTACATCGACAATGAGGGCGATCATTATTTCCCTCTCCTGGAGACCCGCCCTGATCTGCATGATCAGCTCTTCCGTCTGGCGGTATTCGACCTGCTCAGCAATAACACGGATCGAAAATCCGGCCATGTGCTTATCGACGCCGCGGGCCACATCTGGGGCATCGACCACGGGCTCTGCTTCCATGCGGCCCCCAAACTGCGCACCGTGATCTGGGATTTCGCTGGCGAGGAAATCCCGGAGAATCTGCTGACCGCGGTGGCGCCCCTGGCGGAGGAAGTGCCGGGGCAGATCGCCGCACTGCTCTCGGCGGAGGAGGTCGACGCCCTGAAGCAACGTGCCTCCCGTATCCTGCGCCTGCCTTTTCTGCCCCATCCCAGGTCACGCCGCCACTATCCCTGGCCGCTGATTTAG
- a CDS encoding sigma 54-interacting transcriptional regulator: protein MSTIGELRAAGHVHRPLREEIRGNLLAKLASGEDPWPGLHGLEHTVIPQVERALIAGHDIVLLGERGQGKTRLLRSLTGLLDEWTPAVAGSDLREHPFEPITEATRRRIAEEGEGLPITWLSREERYSEKLATPDTSVADLIGDIDPMKVAEGRHLGDPETIHYGLIPRSNRGIVAINELPDLAERIQVSMLNVMEERDVQIRGYVLRLPLDVLVVASANPEDYTNRGRIITPLKDRFGAEIRTHYPLALEDEIAVIRQETNLVAEVPEVLVEILARYTRALRESPAVNQRAGVSARFAIAGAETVAAAARHRATIRGEEDAVARLVDLEAAVDVLGGKVEFESGEEGREWEVLAYLLRTATAEAVRARLRGVDLTPLIGALDGSTTVSTGEQVTATEFLAGLPELGESDLYEEIAAKFGATDVGSRASAIELALEALYLARKITKDSGQGETIYG from the coding sequence ATGTCCACGATCGGTGAGCTGAGGGCCGCCGGTCATGTCCACCGTCCCCTGCGTGAGGAAATTCGCGGGAATCTGCTGGCCAAGCTGGCCTCCGGCGAAGATCCCTGGCCCGGCCTGCACGGCCTGGAACACACCGTGATCCCCCAGGTTGAGAGGGCGCTGATCGCCGGCCACGATATCGTGCTGCTCGGTGAACGTGGCCAGGGCAAGACCCGCCTGCTGCGTTCCCTGACCGGGCTGCTCGATGAGTGGACCCCCGCCGTTGCAGGCTCTGATCTGCGGGAACATCCCTTTGAACCCATCACCGAGGCCACCCGCCGCCGCATCGCTGAAGAGGGCGAGGGGCTGCCCATCACCTGGTTGAGCCGGGAGGAACGTTATTCGGAGAAGCTGGCCACCCCGGACACCTCGGTGGCGGACCTCATCGGTGACATTGACCCGATGAAGGTGGCGGAGGGTCGGCATCTGGGCGACCCCGAGACCATCCACTATGGTCTGATCCCGCGTTCCAACCGCGGCATCGTGGCCATCAATGAGCTGCCTGACCTGGCTGAGCGCATCCAGGTCTCCATGCTCAATGTGATGGAGGAAAGGGATGTGCAGATCCGTGGTTATGTGCTACGCCTGCCACTGGATGTGCTGGTCGTGGCCTCCGCCAACCCGGAGGACTACACCAACCGTGGGCGGATCATCACCCCGCTCAAGGATCGTTTTGGCGCGGAGATCCGCACCCACTACCCACTCGCCCTGGAAGATGAGATCGCGGTGATCCGGCAGGAGACCAACCTGGTTGCCGAGGTTCCGGAGGTGCTGGTGGAGATCCTGGCCCGCTACACCCGGGCGCTGCGTGAATCCCCGGCGGTGAACCAGCGGGCCGGTGTCTCCGCCCGTTTCGCCATTGCGGGTGCCGAAACTGTGGCAGCCGCCGCCCGACATCGTGCCACCATCCGCGGTGAGGAGGATGCGGTGGCCCGGTTGGTGGACCTGGAGGCCGCCGTGGATGTACTCGGCGGCAAGGTCGAGTTCGAGTCCGGTGAGGAGGGACGGGAATGGGAGGTGCTGGCCTACCTGCTGCGTACCGCCACCGCAGAAGCTGTGCGTGCCCGGCTACGCGGAGTGGACCTCACCCCACTGATCGGAGCCCTGGACGGATCCACCACCGTCTCCACCGGTGAGCAGGTCACCGCCACCGAATTCCTCGCCGGACTGCCGGAGCTCGGGGAATCCGACCTCTATGAGGAAATCGCCGCCAAGTTCGGTGCCACTGATGTGGGCAGCCGAGCCAGTGCCATCGAGCTCGCCCTGGAGGCCCTTTACCTGGCCCGGAAGATCACCAAGGACTCCGGCCAGGGTGAAACCATCTACGGCTGA